AGAAGATGAAAGAGATTTGCCAAATGTATTTCAGTTCTTAACTCAAAGAGTTAAGACTGGTTTTACTTTTGACATCGCACCAACAGTAGATTCGGGTTCAGTAGCGATTTTAAAATACGATGAACATAAATCATTTATCAATAAATTAGGCGGAAATGATAACACGCTAATAATTGGTGAAAACTATGATGCATTAAAGAATCTATTAGTGATAGAGAGAGAGAGCGAGCGGGGGCTTGAATTTAATTATGATGTAATTTATATCGACCCTCCTTATAATACCGAAGCATCAAAAAATGATGGCAACAGCGTTGCAAACGACAAAGAGTTCGTTGATTCCAACAAATTTATCTATCGGGATAAATACAGCCGTAACGGTTGGTTAAACATGATAAATGAAAGACTAAGAATGGCAAAAGACCTATTAAAAGAAGATGGGGTTATTTTTGTTTCGATTGATGACAACGAACAAGCTTATTTAAAAGTATTAATGGACGAAATTTTTGGGGAAGAGAATTTTGTTGCAAATATGATAAACAAAACGGGTGCAGGAAGATCTGACTCGAAAAATATTGCTATTAAAAAAGAATATGTTTTATGTTATCAAAAAACCAATTTATTTATAGCTAATAAAAAATCAAGTAATATAGAAAATTATAAATATAAGGATAATAATGGTTTTTACTCAAGAAACTCATTTGATAGACAAGGCTTAAGATATAGCCCATCATTAGATTATGAAATCATAGCACCTGATGGATCTAAAATTTATCCTGGTAATTCCAAAGAAAAATGATTAGATAGACAAAAAAATAAAAATATTGAAAGAGATTGGTGTTGAACTCTTTCAAAAAAAGAATATAAAAATAGAAACGATAATGGATTAATTGAATGATATAAAGTTAATAATCAATGAAGAGTTGCATATAAAAAATATTTTGACGCTAACGATAAAAGTATACCCTATTCAGATTTAATAAATGATAAATCATATAATGGAATGTATGAAATCAAACAAATATTCAACAATAGAGTTTTTAATTATCCGAAATCAATCGAACTGATAAAGTATTTATTAAATTTGTGTCAAAATAAAAACGCTCGCATTCTTGATTTCTTTGCAGGTTCAGGTACAACTGCTCATGCTGTTATGGAACTAAATAGAGAAGACGGTGGAAACAGAACATACACTTTAGTAACAAATAATGAAAATAATATTGCTGATGAAATCACGTATGAAAGACTTTATAGAATAAATAACGGCAAAGGAACAAAAGGCGAAACATTTGATTGGCTAAAGAAAAACGAACCTTATCGTGAAAATTTAAATGTGTTTAATATCGTTAAATATAATACTTCAATAAATAACACAGAAGACGACAACACAAAAATCAAAAGTATATTTAGAAATTCTTTAACATATTTCGGAATTAGCGATAATTCGTTAAACAATTTAGATATCTTAAGAGATTTACAATCATTAGAAATATATGAGAAGAAGGCGTAAATGAAATTAATAAATACGCAAAATAGAGCAGTCGGAGAACTAGTTGACCACTGTGTTAAAAATTATCTTTCGGACAAAAACACTTCAAATAAAATTATTGAATTTAAAGCACCAACGGGTAGTGGCAAAACATTTATGTTAGCTAATTTTATTGACAAAATGATTACAAAAAATCGCGAAATTAATAATGGAAATCAAAAAATTATTTTTATTATAGTTACATTATCATCTGCCGATTTACCTCGCCAAATGGAAAATAATATCAAAGATTATCTACCATATTTACAAAATAGACACATAAATATTCAAAGGCAAGAATCTCCGTCTACATCCGACAAAAACATTAAAGATAAGGATGTGAGATTTTTTGCCGAAAACGAAAAAGTTCTTATCTTTGGTTCGTCATCTTTTGGTAAAAAAAGACTATTCACGGAATATGGAATATTTGATGCTTTTCTACAGCAAATAGAAAATCAAGATTACAAGTTAATTTATATCAGGGATGAAGCACATCACGGTGGTTTGATTAATAATAAAGATACAAAGGATTATGAAGAAAAATTCGAATCAAAAGTTCAAAAAGCAGCAAACTTCGTAGTCAAAATGACCGCTACCCCAAAGGGTGGTTATGAACAAGTTATAATTACAGAAGACCAATTAAGAAAAGACAACATAGTTCTTTTAAAAAATAATTTAATGTTTAATCACGGAATTTCTAGGATTAATTTTGAAGAAGTTTCAACCGAAGAAATATTAGAAGTAGCATGTAAAGAATTTAGAAATATAAAAGATAACTTTTACAGCGATAGTAAAAAAGAACCTGGTTTAGTTAACATAAACCCCGCAATGCTAATTCAAGTAACGGACAAAGTAAGCAAAAATAAAGAAAAATTTGAAAAAGATTTGAACATAATAACCAATATTTTAGAAAAAAACAATCTACAATATGTCAAATATTTTAGTGGTGAGAAAATTGACTCAAAAGCAAGAAATGTTAAGTCATTAAAAGAAATATCCAAAAATAATTCCGATGTTGACGTAATAATATTTAAAGTGGGTCCAGCAACTGGCTGAAACATTCCGAGAGCGTGCATGCTATTACAAATTAGAGATGTGTCATCTGATACATTAAATAAACAAACCATAGGAAGAATAAAAAGAAATCCAAATCCAAATTTTTATTTTGATGAGAATAGCATTGCGAACAACTACTATATTTATTCTAATAAAAAAGAAGATACACGCGAAACAATGATTTACAAACTAAAAAATGTATACGAAACAGCAACATTTGCAAGCGGTAAAATTAATCCATTACTCTTAAAACAAGCAAGTAATACTCAAAAATACTATGATGATGTTTTATCAATTATGAATAAAACTGAAGTATTACAACTTGCAAAAAATTATTTAGATCATCTTGCTAAATACCACTATTTGATAGCTAAAGAAACAGAAATTAAAGAAGGTAAAATCGTCAAAAAATTAATAGAAGAAAAAATATGAAATAATATTGATTTAGAAATATTTTGCGAAAATTCAATTTTAGAAAATCATAAACTTTTTTCTATACAATTAAAAAATAAATTAAACAATTGATTCGAAAGTGAAATTATGAATTTCGACAATAAAATATCTATTCATTTATTTTGATACATAATTATCAAAAATTATTTGAATGATATAAGGGGTTGTCACAAAAAATCGGTTGAATTACTCAAAAAAACTAGTGACCAAAAGGAATATATTCTTAATTTCCAAAAAACATTACCGATTTATCTTTACAATTATAAAAATAAACACGATATCATGATAGTCGAAAATATTATGAAGTATGCATATGTTAATACATTAAAAGAAAAAAAACATGTCCATTATTTCGATAGTGAAACAGAGTTAAATTTCATTAATCATATTACTTCATGTTTGAATGATTATCCGAATTATTTTGAAAAGGTTGAATTATGAACTAGAAACGCAGTATTTCACGGTATTAATTTTCAATATTATGAAGAATTTAATGATATTAAGAATTCTTATCCCGACTTCATTATTAGATACAAAAACAACCATGAGTCACATGATTTAATTATCGAAGTTAAAGATTTTGAAAATGATTACGATGAAAACAAAACAAAAAATATAATCACAGCTTTTAATAATTACATTGATGAATATAAAAGTAATTGAATAACTAAAGATTTATCTATAATTGTTGCTTATGTTAGCGAATCAGTAGATCACAAAATACTATTTAGAGGTTCTAGCACTAGTGAAAAATTAAATAAAATTCTTAATCACGAAAATAAAAAACCAATTTGAAGTGTAAAAGATCTATTCGAGACTATTAGTGAATAAAGAATTAAAAGTTCAGGTATAATGCCTGAACTTTTTCATTTTTGTTTTGCTATTTAACTGTTGAGTAATTAATAAGATACTATATTAATTTAAATTTTGTTATATAATCTAATCGCATTGGCCAACAGCTGCTATTAAAGTAGAGGAAAGTCCACGCTAGCACTTTCTGCGATGAAAGTAGTGTTCATGCTAAGCCCAATAAGCTTAGGCCTAGACGACTAGTGCCACAGAGACGAGAATTGTGAAACGCGGTAAACTCCATGAGCTAGAAACCCAAATTTTGGTAGGGGAATTTTCTCGAGAGAATTGAATCAAGAGAGAAAACCAGTTTACTGGTTAGATAAATTGTTGGCACCTTATTATTTTTAAGGGACAAAACGTGGCTTATAGATGCGAAATATGCGGTTACGCATATTTTTTTGTACCAAAGTCATACAAAAATGAGTATATTAGTAAAATCATTGACATGATTAAATTTAAATATTGACTTATGAAAATTAAAATTTATTTATGTTTTTTAGTGATTTTAGCAGGCAAAATTAAGTTTTTGGTAAAATTAAAATTAACAATATATCAAGGAGGTCTCATGTCATTAAAAGCTGGGATAGTAGGCTTACCAAATGTTGGTAAGAGCACTTTATTTAGTGCATTAACTAAATATCAAGTTGAGGCAAGTAATTATGCCTTCACCACAATTGAGCCAAATGTTAGTTCAGTGCCTTTAAAGGACAAAAGATTATACGAATTAGCAAAACTGGTAAATCCAAATAAAATTGTGCCCGCAACATTTGATTTCGTTGATATTGCGGGTCTAGTTCAGGGTGCTTCAAGAGGCGAAGGACTTGGAAATAAATTTCTAGGTAACATCCGAGAAGTTGATGCAATTATTCATGTTGTACGTTGTTTTGACGACAAAAATATCATGCATGTTGCCAATGAAGTAAATCCTGTAAACGATAAAGATGTTATCAATATGGAATTAAATTTAGCTGATTTAGACACAATTAAAAACGTGCTAAACAGGATATCTAAAAAAGCAAAATCAGGAGATAAAATAGCTCTTATTGAGCAAAATCTTTGTTTAAAAATTCAGGAACTTTTAGAACAAGGCAAGGCAGCCCGTGAATTAAAAGATATTACTGAAGAAGAAGCCAAAATTTTAAAAGGCTATCACCTTTTGACATTTAAGCCAATGATTTACGTAGCTAATATGTCAGCTGAAGAAATTGCGAATTATGAAAATGCCCCATTATTTAAAATGTTCAAAGCATCGTGTTCAAGCGAAGAAAAAATCCTGCCAATTTGCGTTCAATTAGAAAGCGAAATATCGCAGTTAGATGAAAACGAAGCTCAAGAGTGGCTACAAACCTATGAAATTAAATTTAGTGGATTAGATTTATTAACTAGAGAAGCATTTGATTTATTGAAACTTAAAACATATTTCACTGTTGGACAAATTGAAGTCAGAGCATGAGTTTTTCATGATGGAATGTTAGCGCCTCAATGTGCAGGAATTATCCACACCGACTTTGAAAATAAATTTATTAAAGCTGATGTAATAACTTATGAAGATTTTGTCGAATTAGGTTCAGAACAAGCTGTGAAAGCTGCTGGAAAAATCCGTTCTGAAGGAAAAAACTACGTTATGAAAGATGGCGACATTTGTCACTTTAAATTCGGAAAATAATTAGCCTTAGGGCTAAATGGGGGTTTAGTATAATGGTAGTACTGCAGTCTCCAAAACTGCTTGCAAGGGTTCGATTCCTTTAACCCCTGCCATTTGACAAAAAGCTGTGAAAACAGCTTTTTTTCTATATTTTACTTATAAAATAATGGCGGTTCTATGCATAGCTGAGTAATTTTATTATTTATGTTATAATAAAAGAGTTAATTATTACGAGGAGAAAAATGAATGAATTAGAAAAAGCAAAGAAAATTGCTATTCCACTATTGGTGTTACAAATTGTTGCTGTTATTTTAGGAATAATTGCTTATAGTTTAGTTATTAAGCTTGCGACGGATACCCAACCATCAACAAATGAAAGCAATAATCTTGATGTCGCACATCAAAGTGTTTCATTAATATTTTTACAATTGCTTCTATGTGGTTCTGGAATTGCTGGAGTTGTTTTACAAATAATATTAGCAGTTAAGGCAAGCAAATTTGATCAAACAATAATGATTTTATTAATTGTTGGTTTCTTCGTTCCAATCGTTTCACTTGTAGGTGTAATAATGGTACTTACAAAAAAATATGTTGTTAAACCAATAAACAATAATAACGTTAATAACGAATCTAAACAAGATAACCCAGTGTTTGAATTAGATAAAACCAATTTATAAAAATCGCTAAACGCGATTTTTTTACTCAATTTTACTAGTTTGATATAAATTGTACGATAAAGATTTATTCAATGCAAACATGTCTAAAATAATTGCTTGGCGATTAATGCGTTTTTTAAGCGCTTCACGGTCTTTTTCTTGTCATAATTCCTTCATTCTTTCCAGTTTATAAACAAATGAGTTAATCACTAGAATTACGCTCAATGAATAGATACCTATCAGGCCAAAGAAAATGGTAAAAGATAAATACATCAAACTCCAAAAATCTAAATGTCCAACTTTAATGTCTACCTTAAAGGGGATAAATTTTTGACTTCACCCCATAACTAATAAAACTGTTAATATTGATGATATCGTCACAGTTCAAAAGTAAGGTCTTACATGATGTTTGTATTTTACAAATTTATTTTTTTCCATGTTTACTCCTTTTTCATATTATACTAATTTTATTTAAATGAGTAACATATATTAAAATGACGTAACATACACAAATATGAGTATAAAAGAAAAAAATAGCCCGCAGGCTATTTTTTAGAATTTGAGATGTTAATCCGAGCAATTGCTTTACGTAGTTGCAATTCAAATTTCGCTTTATCATCTTTGTCTGTTTCTTTTAGATGAGCTAACGCTTCTTCACGATCACGTTTTGCTCTATTAATGTCAATGTCTTTACTATCAATAATATCATCGGTAATTATTTTGATTCTTTTGCTATCAGCAAACACGACGCCACCGCCGATTACACATAATTTATAATCAGGGTCGTTAGGTTCATTAATTGATAACTTGCCTACCGCAATATTGCTGATGAAAGGGGTTCTGTTAGGTTGAAGCATAATAGCTCCACCAGTTACTGTTGAAAGGTTTACTGAACGTACATCCCCTTCATAAAATATACCTTCTAAAGTTGAAATACTTAGTCTTACAACTTGATTTGAATTATTTTTCTCTGTTGTTTGATTCATCTTCGGTTTGCTCTACATTTTCTTGAATGCTATTAGCTTTTTTGTATTCATCATATCTTTGTTCAACTTCGCTGATATCTCCGGCATAAAGGAATAAATCTTCAGGTACTTCATCATAATTACCTTCCAAAATTCCTTTAAAACTCTTAATAGTATCTGCTAATTTAACATAAGCACCTGGTTTACCAGAGAATTTTTCAGCAACTGTAAATGGTTGAGAAAGAAAGTTTCTAATTCTTCTTGCCCGTGAAACTAACAATTTATCTTCTTCACTTAATTCACCCATACCTAAAATCGCAATAATATCTTGCAATTCTTTAAATCTTTGTAGGATTGAAACTACGCCGTAAGCAACATTGTAGTGTTCTTGTCCAACAACTAATGGGTCTAACAACTTAGAACTTGATTCTAGAGGGTCAACAGCCGGATAGATACCAAGCGCTGCAATATTACGGTCTAGAACTGTTTTAGCGTCCAAGTGATTGAATGTTGTAGCAGGAGCAGGGTCAGTTAAGTCATCGGCCGGAACATAGACAGCTTGTACCGAAGTAATTGAACCTTTATGTGTTGAAGTGATTCTTTCTTGTAATTGTCCCATTTCAGTAGCTAATGTTGGTTGGTAACCAACGGCACTCGGCATACGCCCTAGAAGTGCTGAAACTTCTGAACCAGCCTGAGTGAATCTAAAAATATTGTCGACGAATAATAGCACGTCTTGGTTTTGTTTATCACGGAAATATTCCGCCATAGTCAAACCAGTTAAAGCAACACGCATACGTGCCCCAGGAGGTTCGTTCATTTGACCAAACACTAGTGCTGTTTTGTCAAGAACACCCGATGCTTTCATTTCATAGTAAAGGTCATTACCTTCACGTGTTCTTTCTCCAACACCGGCAAAAACGCTAAGTCCACCGTGTTGCGTAGCAATGTTATTAATCAATTCTTGAACAAGAACTGTTTTACCAACACCAGCTCCACCAAATAAACCAATTTTTCCACCTTTAGCGTAAGGAATTAATAGGTCAACAACCTTAATTCCTGTTTCTAAAATTTCACTTGCAGTTTTTTGTTCTTCATAGCTTGGTGCTTTGGCGTGAATAGGCATTTTTAATGTATCGGGTTCGTCACCATTATCAATAGCTTCACCTAAAACATTAAACATACGGCCTAAAACTTTTTCACCAACTGGTACCGAAATAGGAGCTCCGGTATCAGCAACTTTAACCCCACGAGCTAACCCGTTTGTTGAAACCATCGAAATTGTTCTAACTGTATCGTCGCCAATGTGTTGAGCGACTTCCAAAGTAAATTTAACCCCGTCGAATTCAGCAACTAATGCGTTTAGTAGATTTGGTAATTTTCCTTTAGGAAATTTAACGTCTACGACAGGACCTAAAATTTGTACAATTGTTCCATTATTTTTCTTCATAATATCTCCTTAAACTGCATTTGCCCCACCCACAATTTCATTCAATTCTTGGGTGATGTTACTTTGACGTTTTCTATTGTATTCTAGATTCAAATCGTCAATTAATTCGTCAGCATTATCAGTTGCTGTTTCCATTGCGGCACGTCTTGAAGCGTATTCGCTAATAACCGCAGAAGCTAAACATTTGTTTACCTTAGCTGACACGTATAAAGGCACAGTGTTAATTAAAATTTCCTTCGCACTAGGTTCAAATTCAATAACTTGATTGATTTTTCGTTGTTGATTCTTTTTGAAGTTGTATTCATAAGGCAATATTTTTAAATCATGTTCTTGTTGAACTAGATTATTAACAAATTCATTGTATAAAACATGAATTTCACCAACTTCATTTTTACGGTATTTTTCAACCATGATTTTAGTGCATTTTTGAGCAATGTTTTTGATTTCGCAATGTGCTCAACTTGTAGATTTAATTATTTGATTTTTGTATTTAGCTTCTAAAATCGAAATACCTTTACTGCCCAATACTATTAATTCGTCTTGGTCGGTAATTGTATTTTTAACTAATTTTAAAACGTTAGAATTGTAGCTTCCAGCCAAACCTAAATCGCTGGTTATGACTAAAAATAAACGTTTTTTACTGGTTTTAGCAGCAAAATAGTCTCTTAAATCTTCTGCACTCAAATAAGAATAGAATCCACCAAAAATGTCACTAACTTGTTGCTCATATAATTTTACCGAGTTGAAGTAGTCACGTGCTTTACGCATTTTTGATGTCGAAACAAGTTCCATAGCGTGAGTAATTTTACGAATAGATTCAACTGTGTTAATACGAGATTTAATTTTTTGTAAACTGGCCATAATTAAGCTTCATATTGGGCACGATATTTTTCAGGCATTTGAGCGTGATCGTTAGGGTTGTAGTTTGGTAAACCTGCCACAATATCTTTCACAATTTTTACTAATTTAGTAGTTAATTTATCTTTGATTTCGTCAGTTAAATCATTATTCGCATGAATGATTTCATCAATAATAATGTTACCTTCAGCTGAATTCATAAATTTAATTACGTCTTCACGGTATTTTAATATTGATTCTTTAGGTAGAGGGTTAATAATTCTTTCTTTGTTTCCAAGCAGAATTGCCACTTGTGCATACATATTAATTGGTTGATATTGGCCTTGTTTTAGGAATTCAAATACTTTTGCACCATGTTCTAAAATAGTTTTAGTAGATGCATCTAAGTCAGAACCAAATTGAGCAAAAGCTAGCATTTCATTATATTGAGCTAGTTCAAGTTTTAGCGAACCTGAAACTTTCTTCATAGCTTTAATTTGCGCTGCTGAACCAACACGGCTAACACTGAAACCAACATCAACTGCAGGACGTTGTCCTGAGTGGAACAAGTTTTCTCTTGTGAAAATTTGCCCATCTGTAATTGAAATTACATTGGTTGGAATGTATGCTGAAATGTCGCCTTGTTGAGTTTCAACTATAGGAAGTGCTGTAATTGAACCACCGCCGTTTTCTTTATTAACACGCGCAGCTCTTTCAAGTAATTGCGAGTGCAAGTAGAAAACATCTCCTGGATATGCTTCACGTCCAGGTGGACGTCTTAAAAGCAATGAAAGCGTACGATATGCCACCGCATGTTTACTTAAATCATCGTAAACAATTAGAACATCTTCGCCATTTGCCATTCATTCTTCAGCAATAGTAACGCCTGTATAAGGCGCAATGTATTGTTGAGGTGCTAATTCACTAGCAGCAGAAACAACAACAGTTGTGTATTCCAAAGCTCCTGTTTCTTCTAATTTGTGAACAATTTGTGCAACAGTTGAGTTTTTTTGTCCAATAGCAACATAAACACACTTAACATTTTTACCTTTTTGGTTAATGATTGTGTCTATTGCAATAGCTGTTTTGCCAGTTTGACGGTCACCGATAATTAATTCACGTTGGCCGCGACCAATTGGAATCATTGAGTCAATAGCTACGATCCCTGTCTCTAAAGTTACATTAACTTCTTGACGTGTCATAACGCCTGGCGCAACTTTAAAGATTTCACGTCTATTTTCGGTCTTAATAGGACCTTTACCATCGATTGGTTGTCCTAAAACGTTAATAACACGACCAATCAATGAATCACCAACACCAACAGAAATAACTTCTCCAGTACGTTTACACTCATCGCCTTCAGATAGTTTTTCAGCATCACCGAAAATAGCGATACCAACAACTTCTTCTTCAAGGTTTAAAACCATACCGTAAATGTTATCTTTGAAAGCAATAATTTCACCATTTTTAGCGTTATCTAAACCACTAACTAGAGCAATACCATCACCGATAGTAATGATTTGTCCAACTTCAGAATAATCAACGGTAGAATTAAAGTTTTTGATTCTAGTTTTGATGATTTTACTGATATCTTCTGTATAACTATTCATATTAGACTCCTTTCTTTATGATTAATGATGAAAGTTTCTCTAAATCTAATGCAATGTTTTGTTCAATGACATCGCTATCAATTTCAATTCTAAAACCAGATAAAAGTTCAGGTTTTTGAATGTAATTTAGTTCAACTTTTGAATTGTATTTCTTTTCTAAAAAAGATTTAATTTTGTTCATACGCCCCTTAGATAAAGGGAAGGCAGTATAAACCTTTGCAAATTTAATACCTAATGTTTGGTTAGAAAGACGGAAAAATTGTTTGACTATTCGACCAAGCACGGTTGTTGCGCGACGTTGCACAACAACTTTAAAAAACTTTACCAATAATTCTGTATTAGGTATATTTGCGAATGTTTGATCGATAAAATCAAATTTTGTTTCCTTCTCAATATTAGGATTTGCGAGTAATTTTAAGAAATTTTGTTCTTCTTCAAAAACTGGTCAGATTTGACTTAGTGTTTGATGTACTTGGGCTAGTTCATTATTTTCTGAGGCTAACTCATATAATGCGATGGCATAACCATCAATATTAGCTTTTTGATACATTATTCACCTTTAAGAAATTCGTCAATAATTTTATTTTCAATATCACTATTGACTTCTTCTTTTAGAATTTTACGACTCAACATCGCCGCTGCTGCAGCTATATGTTTTTGGTTCTCTTCAAGTAGTTCTTGTTTTTGAAGTTTTACATCAGCTTTTGCTTCATTTATGATTCGTTTAGATTCGCGTTTTGCTTTTTCTAAATATGTTACTAAAACTTTCTCGCCTTCGTGTTTAGCGTCTTTAACAACATTTCTGGCCTCGTCGTGGGCATTTAATAATTTCATGTTAGCTTTGGCTAACAATTCTTGTGAAGAGACGTTAGCTTGTTCCGCTTGGTCTATATTACTTTGAATATAATCTTGACGTTGCTTAATTGCTTTTTTGACTGGTTTGTATAAAAAGTATCACAAAATAATTAGCACTAATACAAGTGAAACTAATGTTGCCACAAACATAGGTCACGATGGGAAAAGTTTTTCAAATTTCTCAGTGAAGGCTTCAGTAATTGAAGGACCACTGGATAGCATAACGTTATTTATTGACATATTAGTTTCCGAAAACGAATAGAAGTAGAATAGCGATTAAGAAACAATAAATAGCAGCAGTTTCAGCTAAAGCCATACCAACAATCATGATGGTTCTGATTTTACTTGCTGCTTCAGGATTACGTCCAACAGCTTCAGCGGCTCTACCACTAGCTAGACCTTGTCCTAAACCTGTACCAAAGCATCCAAGCATACAGATACCGGCACCAATAGCGATTAATCCTTGTTTATCCATAGTTACCTCCTAGTAAATATTTTTAGATATATTTATAATATTTTGTTGATTTTTAAGTTGTTTTTTAGAAGTTTTGTTTTTACGTGTGTGTATTTCAACTTCATTTGTTCAGTAAATAGTTGTTAATACTGTGAATATTAACGCTTGAATGACGGCCCCAAAGATATCGAAGAACATGTGCATTCACGGTGTGACAATACATGCGAAGAAATAAAGTTGTGGACCTGGGAAAATCAACCCCCATAATCAACCTGCGGCGAAATAGACGGCAGTAACAATCACGGCACCACCAGTGATATTACCAAACATACGACACCCCAAAGAAATTAAAGGTGAGAATTGCCCGAGAATTTCGGCTGGGTTTTTTATGTAACGTAAAAAGAATCTAAGTTTTTGATATCAGAAACCAACTAAATAGATTCCAATAAACGTAACTGCCGCAAGAGTAAACGTTATTGAATATGATGTAG
This genomic interval from Mycoplasma miroungigenitalium contains the following:
- the atpA gene encoding F0F1 ATP synthase subunit alpha, which translates into the protein MNSYTEDISKIIKTRIKNFNSTVDYSEVGQIITIGDGIALVSGLDNAKNGEIIAFKDNIYGMVLNLEEEVVGIAIFGDAEKLSEGDECKRTGEVISVGVGDSLIGRVINVLGQPIDGKGPIKTENRREIFKVAPGVMTRQEVNVTLETGIVAIDSMIPIGRGQRELIIGDRQTGKTAIAIDTIINQKGKNVKCVYVAIGQKNSTVAQIVHKLEETGALEYTTVVVSAASELAPQQYIAPYTGVTIAEEWMANGEDVLIVYDDLSKHAVAYRTLSLLLRRPPGREAYPGDVFYLHSQLLERAARVNKENGGGSITALPIVETQQGDISAYIPTNVISITDGQIFTRENLFHSGQRPAVDVGFSVSRVGSAAQIKAMKKVSGSLKLELAQYNEMLAFAQFGSDLDASTKTILEHGAKVFEFLKQGQYQPINMYAQVAILLGNKERIINPLPKESILKYREDVIKFMNSAEGNIIIDEIIHANNDLTDEIKDKLTTKLVKIVKDIVAGLPNYNPNDHAQMPEKYRAQYEA
- the atpH gene encoding ATP synthase F1 subunit delta, whose protein sequence is MYQKANIDGYAIALYELASENNELAQVHQTLSQIWPVFEEEQNFLKLLANPNIEKETKFDFIDQTFANIPNTELLVKFFKVVVQRRATTVLGRIVKQFFRLSNQTLGIKFAKVYTAFPLSKGRMNKIKSFLEKKYNSKVELNYIQKPELLSGFRIEIDSDVIEQNIALDLEKLSSLIIKKGV
- the atpF gene encoding F0F1 ATP synthase subunit B, which produces MSINNVMLSSGPSITEAFTEKFEKLFPSWPMFVATLVSLVLVLIILWYFLYKPVKKAIKQRQDYIQSNIDQAEQANVSSQELLAKANMKLLNAHDEARNVVKDAKHEGEKVLVTYLEKAKRESKRIINEAKADVKLQKQELLEENQKHIAAAAAMLSRKILKEEVNSDIENKIIDEFLKGE
- the atpE gene encoding ATP synthase F0 subunit C, which gives rise to MDKQGLIAIGAGICMLGCFGTGLGQGLASGRAAEAVGRNPEAASKIRTIMIVGMALAETAAIYCFLIAILLLFVFGN
- a CDS encoding F0F1 ATP synthase subunit A, with the translated sequence MQKIIDAFSMWNQPQLFSLAVTVLIIFIVSLVVFIKIKKHSKPNKAPVATVLIAENYVTTIDNAYDDTAGGKLPIARFYIFGLATFLLVGNMLGLIGLEPIATSYSITFTLAAVTFIGIYLVGFWYQKLRFFLRYIKNPAEILGQFSPLISLGCRMFGNITGGAVIVTAVYFAAGWLWGLIFPGPQLYFFACIVTPWMHMFFDIFGAVIQALIFTVLTTIYWTNEVEIHTRKNKTSKKQLKNQQNIINISKNIY